ATCTCCCGTACGGGCAGTCAACCGCAATCGGTGCATCGAGCCTTGAGCGGCTCTATGATGCCTCGTTATCAGAGATACGACGCGTACTCAGGAGAGGAGGGAGGGCCGTGGTTGTAACCCACCGTGACATCTCATCTGCCGCATCAGAATACTTTGATATCATCCATGCCTTCGACCAACGGGTGCATAAGAGCCTGACCCGACGAATACTGGTACTACAATAAAATAAGGTGATACATATAATTGGAGGAACAAGCGGGTGCTGAACTGGATAGAGGATAACTGCGCCAGATTTGAGCCGAGCCGGGCTCTGGCCATACGGGCCCTCCGCCATCTGAAGAAGGGTGATAACCAGAAGCTCTTCTCAGAGGATATCATGGAGATGCGGACGGTGGAGGGGTACTGGTATGAAGCCCTCATCTATGAACTCCTCCTTGATATTGCAGCGGATACCGAATCGATCAAGAAGATTGTGAAGAAGGGGGCAGATGCCCCCCGGAGGCCGGTTCGCCTGGCACTCGGCCAGAACGGCATCTATTATGCCGAGAAAGGGGATATCCGGGTCAGAGGCAATGGCCAGGATCTCGCCGAGGTGGATCTCCTCCTGATAGATGATAACAACAAGGTCTCGTTCGCCGAGATCGTCACCTCTCCCGCGGATCTCAAGGATCTTGAGGCTGAGATTAAGTACAAAAAGAAGCTCTTCGGCTATCTCTTCAGGCAGGAGACGGTGGAGTTTATCCTCTTCTCATCAGTTGACATCTCAAATACCCAGGTTGTCAAGAGGCTCTGCAGAGAGAAGGAGAATGCTTATGTCGGGACACACAGCTGTGAGGATCTGAAGGCATCGCTCCGCTCCATCCGCCTTGCACCGTTCCCACGAAAAGCAGCCAACAACCCGAAGCTGATCAGTGCACTCTCGCTCAGGGCCCGCCCCTTCGATTACCGATATTTCCATGATATTGCCCTCTCCCGCCTGAATCTGGCTGCTTCCAGGCAGAAGACACCTGAGGAGACGCTTGCGGATCCGGACATCTCACCGCTTGTCAAGAAGATCATCTGTGGTGCACTGATCCCATCTGCGCAGAAGGCTCTTATTCAGGATTATGGGCTCCGGGTGAAGAGTTCTGTCCTCGATTATCATGATCTGATGCAGAACTACTCAAAGGCGGTCCTTGCCGTCGATCTCCCCGAACTCTCACCGGTCATCTACCTCAGACCGAAAAAGAAACGGATGTACTATAAGATGGTGCCTGAGAAGTCCGGGGGGTTCAAGTTTGAACGCCTCACCCCCGGGCGGGTGGGTTTCTATCTCTGGCTTGAGTCGACGAAGCCGTCCGTTGAGACAGGGAGGATGAAGGAGATACTGAGTCTCTGTAATGGGGGGTGATGAAGTACCGATGTGGCGTGGATTCATGAAGGGGAGGTAAAAAGCGGTTCTCAAGAGGCTTTTGCAGGGTTCAAGGAGTGATGGCGAAACTGCCGACTCATCTTATTAAAAATCCGCAAACCTTCATACGCCTTTGATAAACAGATCCGTATGGAACAATATCTTCACAAGCTTTTTTATCATACAGATTCCATAATCTAAACCGGAGAATGTTGTATGCTGGTGCTATTTGAAACTACCTGTGAAGATGGATACTGGTCAGCCTGCGCTATCGGATTTAGTATTTTTACCGATGGAAAAACATTCGAAGAGCTGCTGAAAAACATTGAAGAAGCCGTACTGTTATATTTTGAAGATGAAATAAAGCCTGACGAACAGATCACGATAGAGACCCGGACCATACACCAGGTGCATCACGTTGCCACATCTTCCGGTTGTTAGCAGCACGGATATCATCAGAGTCCTAACAACACTTGGCTATTCTTTTGTCCAACAACGCGGAAGTCACATCAAGATGGCTAAAAAAACCGAACGGGGAAATCATATTATTATCATTCCATTCCGAAAAGAACAACAAAAACGAACATTAAATAGTATCTTCCATGATATCGCAGACCATAACAATATGACGAAACAAGAAATTATTAATTTATTTCTTTAATCAAATATCCTTTTCCTTTTATTCCCTGTCCGGGCGTGTCGATAGACCGTCTGAGCCAGAGTTCGGTGCAGATGATCCGCCAGATCTCCCCCGAATAGGAAGAGCGTCCATCAACAAACTCACGATAGCTTGCAAGCACCTCATCTGCATTCCAGTAGGGGCGTTGGGCGAATGAAGGGGAGGTGAGGATCGCAAGGATGCCGGGCTGCATCGCCCCCCTCATCCAGATCTCCTCGGGTGTTGAGAAGCCCCGTTTATCCATCCGGCATCTGATCGCCTCTGGGAGGAGGCCTTTTGTTGCCTTTCGTAGGATGTACTTTGTTATGCCGTTTCTGATCTTCTGATCCTCGGGAAGGGATGCAAGATATTCGACGATACGATAGTCGAGGAATGGAACCCGGGATTCGATGGAGAAGGCCATTGAGGTTCTGTCTTCCCAATGGAGCATGTACGGGAGATTGGCACGGGTGAGATCGACAAGCAGCGTTTCGCCAAGTGTCCCCTGATATCGGGGCAGGGGATCAGGACGTACATTGCAGATCAGACCACGACGTTTCTTTCTAACCAGAACCTGGTGGAGAGCAGACCAGAAGAAGCTCCTGTGATGGCGGAGAATACCAAATAATTCGGAAAGAGCCAGAAGAGGACGTTTCGCCTGAAGAAGACCACGGATATGCGGAACATGGTAGGCGATATACCCACCGAGCAGCTCATCTGCCCCCTGCCCATCGAGGACGACCTTGACCCGCTTACTTGCTTCACGCATGACACAGTACTGGGAGTAGATGGTGAGACTGGCGAACGGCTCGTCGTTGCTGGAGAGGAGGTGATCGAGATCCTCCCAGATGGTCTCTGTTCCGGGATAGGTTGGATGTGATTTCACCTCTGTATCCTCTGCAATTATATCGATATACTCGCTCTCATCGAACCGTTTGTCAGAGAAGCAGGCAGAGAATGTATTCTGGAGTTTATTTCCTTTTTCCGGGTCCTCTTCATTCAGAATCCTGTTGATCAATACAGTCAGTGTCGATGAGTCAAGACCCCCTGAAAGGCATGTGCCAACCGGTACATCTGATCTGAGATGTACCCTGATCGCATCGGTCATAAGATCGAGGAAACCCCCGGCCGCCTCCTCATCATGTATCTCTCTCGATTGCAATGCAGGGTTCATCGAGAGATTCCAGTATGCCGCCGGTTCCCCGACACCCTCTGCTGTCACTGTCATGGCATGGCCGGGGAGGAGCTGGAAGATACCGTCAAAGAAAGTCTCATCTGTATGATCGGCTAGACTCCATGCAAGAAAATCAGAGAGCCTCGCCTCATTTGGCCGTCTCCCTATTGCGGGGTTCTCCCGCAGTCCCTTAATCTCGGAGGCGAAGAAGAACGATCCATTGTTGACGGCATAATAGAATGGCTTAATCCCGAGGCGGTCCCGCGAGCAGAAGAGCTCTCCTTTCATATTATCCCAGAGTGCAAATGCCCACATTCCATTGAATCGGGAGAGGCACTCCTTGCCCCACGCTGCATATGCATGGAGGATAACCTCGGTATCAGATTCTGAACGGAATATGTATCCGAGATTCTTCAGTTCTTCCCTGAGTTCCTTATAATTATAGATCTCGCCATTATAGACGATCCAGAGGGTCTCTTCGGCATTTGACATTGGTTGATGCCCAGCCCCGGAGAGATCGATGATGGCAAGGCGGCGGTGGGTAAGACCGATACGGTCACTGATATAGATTCCATCACCGTCCGGACCCCTATGGGCGAGGGTTGCGGACATCCGGTGGAGGAGATCAGAGTCGATCTGATCCCCATCTATGACAAACTGCCCTGCAATGCCGCACATCTGATATATCTACGATTTTGATAGGTAAAAATGATGCTCTGAAAGCTCGCGGGATGTGGTGTCATCCGGTGATTTTATTAAGAGCATGGCATACCATCTCGCATTCCTTCATTGTGATCCGTGGATGTACCGGAAGACTGAGTACGCTCTTTGCGAGAGTCCGGGCAACCGGGCATTTTGTCTTGTAGTCGGCAAAGACCGGCTGATCAGGGAGTGCAATCGGATAATGAACCGCGGTTCCGATGCCGTTATCTTTGAGATACACCATCAGGTCATCCCTTGAGAGGGGGCGCTCATCAGTCACCCGGATGACATACTGATGGTACACATGCCGGACTCCGGGCATCACTGCGGGGGTGATGATGCCGGGGACTCTGATATGAGTATCATAGTACCTAGCGTTTTCCCTTCGTCGATCAGTGTACTGTTCGAGCCTGCCAAGTTGCACCAGCCCGATAGCTGCTGCGATATTGGTCATCCGGTAGTTGTAGCCGATCAGGGTATGGAGATACTTCTCGCTCTGGCCATGATTTGCATAAAGCCGTGCCTTGCGTGCGATCTCCGGATCATTTGTTGTGATCATCCCACCCTCTCCGGTCGTCATATTTTTTGTCGGATAGAAGGAGAAGGAGCCAAATGTTCCAAAGCTTCCTGCCCTCCGCCCCTGATACTCAGCCCCATGCGCCTGGGCGGCATCCTCGAAGAGCATGAGTGTGTGGTCAGAGCAGATCTCCTGGAGTGCATTGAGATCAAATGGCTGTCCAAAAAGGTGAACCCCCATCACCGCTTTTGTTTTTTGTGTGATCACCTCTGCCACCGATATAGGATCGATGGTGAAGGTTATTGGATCAACATCCGCAAAGACAGGAGTTGCTCCGCACATCAAAACACTGCTGGCGGTGGCAAAGAAGGTGAAGGCAGGGACGATCACCTCATCGCCGGGTCCGATCCCGGCGGCGAGCATCCCGGCATGAAGCGATGTGGTTCCGTTTGAGGTTGCGATGGCATGTTGTGTGCTGCAGTATCCGGCAAATGCCTCTTCAAATGCAGCCACCTTCGGGCCTGAGGCGAGCATGCCGGATCGGATCACCGCTGTGGCTGCTTCGACCTCTTCATCCCCAAGGTCAGGTTGTGCAATCGGTATCAATCAGATCA
The genomic region above belongs to Methanocalculus alkaliphilus and contains:
- a CDS encoding type II toxin-antitoxin system HicB family antitoxin, which translates into the protein MLVLFETTCEDGYWSACAIGFSIFTDGKTFEELLKNIEEAVLLYFEDEIKPDEQITIETRTIHQVHHVATSSGC
- a CDS encoding type II toxin-antitoxin system HicA family toxin; translated protein: MPHLPVVSSTDIIRVLTTLGYSFVQQRGSHIKMAKKTERGNHIIIIPFRKEQQKRTLNSIFHDIADHNNMTKQEIINLFL
- a CDS encoding DegT/DnrJ/EryC1/StrS family aminotransferase, producing the protein MIPIAQPDLGDEEVEAATAVIRSGMLASGPKVAAFEEAFAGYCSTQHAIATSNGTTSLHAGMLAAGIGPGDEVIVPAFTFFATASSVLMCGATPVFADVDPITFTIDPISVAEVITQKTKAVMGVHLFGQPFDLNALQEICSDHTLMLFEDAAQAHGAEYQGRRAGSFGTFGSFSFYPTKNMTTGEGGMITTNDPEIARKARLYANHGQSEKYLHTLIGYNYRMTNIAAAIGLVQLGRLEQYTDRRRENARYYDTHIRVPGIITPAVMPGVRHVYHQYVIRVTDERPLSRDDLMVYLKDNGIGTAVHYPIALPDQPVFADYKTKCPVARTLAKSVLSLPVHPRITMKECEMVCHALNKITG
- the asnB gene encoding asparagine synthase (glutamine-hydrolyzing), translating into MCGIAGQFVIDGDQIDSDLLHRMSATLAHRGPDGDGIYISDRIGLTHRRLAIIDLSGAGHQPMSNAEETLWIVYNGEIYNYKELREELKNLGYIFRSESDTEVILHAYAAWGKECLSRFNGMWAFALWDNMKGELFCSRDRLGIKPFYYAVNNGSFFFASEIKGLRENPAIGRRPNEARLSDFLAWSLADHTDETFFDGIFQLLPGHAMTVTAEGVGEPAAYWNLSMNPALQSREIHDEEAAGGFLDLMTDAIRVHLRSDVPVGTCLSGGLDSSTLTVLINRILNEEDPEKGNKLQNTFSACFSDKRFDESEYIDIIAEDTEVKSHPTYPGTETIWEDLDHLLSSNDEPFASLTIYSQYCVMREASKRVKVVLDGQGADELLGGYIAYHVPHIRGLLQAKRPLLALSELFGILRHHRSFFWSALHQVLVRKKRRGLICNVRPDPLPRYQGTLGETLLVDLTRANLPYMLHWEDRTSMAFSIESRVPFLDYRIVEYLASLPEDQKIRNGITKYILRKATKGLLPEAIRCRMDKRGFSTPEEIWMRGAMQPGILAILTSPSFAQRPYWNADEVLASYREFVDGRSSYSGEIWRIICTELWLRRSIDTPGQGIKGKGYLIKEIN